From the Trifolium pratense cultivar HEN17-A07 linkage group LG4, ARS_RC_1.1, whole genome shotgun sequence genome, the window AAATTAAGTGGAGGACTTTAATATATTTCTTGTAATGACCCAGAAGCATTGAAATGACTCCGACTCTCCTCAAAAGTGATAACATCAACTTATTACAACCATCAAAATATGTTCGGTCATACATTTCTGGTAAAAACACAATTAATCAAGAGATGGTTGATGTTCTCATCTTCTTAGAAATGAgcggcctaactcaaccttacaaaaccggcatGTAAGATGAGAATTGCCtttagtatataaacacttagtcaggccatatctcaaccgatgtgggactcttaacacatcTCCCTAAAACACAAGGCACAAACTAAATTGTGCGGGTTATCAATAATTCCTTTGTTGACCAAAACTCCTATAATTGAGAATTTATCTAATAACAACCGCCAACTAAAAATATTCACCTTAGACGGAATATCCTACAACAACAACTTCATTTTTGCCTCTAATGCGGCTTCTACAGTTGACAGCGGTTCTATCCATAAGCACTCCCAATGCCATCCATCGACAGCTTAATAACCCATCTATGCATCCTTTGCCGTCGTTTTACCCTTTCGTGTGTGTGcttaattttcatatattttattatttattcaaatgTGATCACTTctagtataatttaatttagttttacaTTTAGATTGTGATGCTAGTTTTCCTCTAATATATTTGTTAGATAGACTCTCGAAATTTGGAAGCATCCTAACAGTGACAATTACTACAACTGCATGGGACGAGAAAAGCATGATGATAGACGTGCGTCCAAATTAAGCTTTTTATTGCTCAAAATTAATTTGAGTAAAAATTCGATATAAGTGATTCTCATGACTCTGCCATTCATCTTTGTATAACTAGGAAGAATTTCTATTATACAGGTAATGGAAGCACCACAAATGGCTATCTTTTGATTCACGCCAATGGAGGATTAAATCAAATGAAAACCGGAGTATGTACGCAATCATAAATTTCCTAATACTTTTATTTATGCGAACCACATCTCAACTGTGAACCGAACCAACATTTTTATGGTTCAGTTATTTGAGCAATTTAATTTCACTTTAGTACAGTTTAGTTAAGTTAATGTGGGTCTTGGACTTAAGTCctatttgtaataaaaaaaaagaaaatagtcaatttagtccctcaatgTGCAATTCGCTGTTATTTTGGTCTCTCACCGTTAAGTTTGGTTgttaactcaacaaaaaagATGACGTGACATTTTTTTGGACACACGTCAGCTTGCTGAGTTGGCACGAGAGACGGGGGAAACAATTATTTTGGTCCCTGAATATGCAACTCGCTGTCATTATGATCCCTGActcaagaaaaaaatacaaaatagttcTTAACTCTGCAATCCGTTAGTCACTTTGGTCCCTTGCATTAAAAATTGTTgctaactttataaaaaaactgaAGTGACATTTTTTAGGGACACGTGGCACACATATTTAACATATGTCAATCGTACACATGTCAATGCATATCTTTAATCACTAATaactttaattatctattataaaaaattatgaaaattttatattttgagaatattcgtcgagacaaattgaacaatatcttattTGCTAACATTTggtttttatataataataaaaaattgtggtCAAAGTAGATTATggtaaaaatttgaaagaagaagCGAAATAAGTTGTTGTTAGGTTATTAAAtgtatgaagaagatgaagaagaatgcGAGTAAGAAGATAAAGAAATggagagaaaataaaaagtaatgtCATTTTAGTTCATGACCACATCATCCATCCAGCTGTCACACAAATATGTTAAATCTGCGTGTCATGTGTCCCTGAAAAATGTCACTTCAGTTTTGTTATAAAGTTAGCGACAATTTTTAACATTAGGGACCAAAGTGACTAACGAATTGCAGGGTCAaggactattttgtatttttttcttgagTCAGGTATCATAATGACAACGAGTTGCACATTTAGGGACCAAAATGGTTGTTTCCCCGCCCCTCGTGCCAACTCAGCAAGCTGACGTGTGTCCAAAAAAATGTCACATCAgcttttttgttgagttaacgGCCAAACTTAACAGCATGGACCAAACTGACTAACGGAATGCAGATTCAGGGACTATTTTATAGTTTTTCCTCAATGGGACTAAAATGACATCAAATTGCACATTGAGAgactaaaatgactatttttcctaaaaaaaattaatgttgagTCCCcctaaaatagtattttttggTGGCTATAGTTAgatttggttttaaattggtTGGATTCATGTGAATTTAACTCGATAATAGAAAATGTTTGAGAAGAATGTGCGATGCATGTTTAGATTGACGGTGTGATTGTCAAAATTTCAATGAGTTTGACcaaaattgcattgaaaaacTTCGACAAAATCATAGTGCCTGCATGATTTTAACAAACTCACCgtcaattcaaacatacacTTATTTACTTTATATTGTGACTTTATATTGTgagaataaatatatttttccatCATATTGCAGATAAGTGACATGGTTGCAATTGCAAAAATTATGAATGCCACTCTTGTTTTACCTACATTAGATCACAATTCCTATTGGAAAGATCCCAGGTAAGGATTAATTCTTATGACCTAGAGTTTTCAAGTCAAATATATTATTCAGATATTTATCTGATTTAGTAGTGTCCTAATAGTTTAATGTCTCAGtgattttaaagaaatttttaattGGAAGAACTTCTTTGAAGTCTTAAATGAAGATGTTCAAATAGTGGAGTCTCTACCACCCAAATTTGCAGCAATTAAGCCAGCTTTGAAGGCCCCTGTTTCTTGGTCCAAGGCAACTAATACTTCATAATAATCTACATATAAATTTCTAAACTATAGTTATTATCagggttttaaataaataaagtccGTGATCGTGTTCTGTGTATGAAATAGTAGTGTTTTTAGATATTGAAGAAATCGCAATGCAATTACGAATGAGGTTACTTTACTTTTGCTTGCGATTTTCTGCAATATTAAACACCACGACACAAGCTAGCTATTTAAAACCctgattatttttgtttgttttatttttaatttttaattaatctaAATTCTTTGATTGTTTTGTAACATGTAGGCCGGTTATTATAGCAGGGATATTGTGCATTTATTGAAGAAACACAAAGTAGTCAAGTTTACTCATACTGATTCTCGCCTAGCCAATAATGGTCTACCTAGTTCAATTCAGAGAGTGCGTTGTCGCGCCATGTACCAGGCGCTTAGGTTCGCAAGCCCAATTGAAGAGCTTGGAAAGAAGTTGGTCAATAGAATTAGAAACAACAACACCTCTTATATTGCTCTCCATTTAAGGTAATGCTCATCGCCTCATCTAATTGGTAAATTGATTGAATGTAGTCAAACTGCACGCAGTTATCAATCTGATTAAGATTAGACAATTCCAGTTCTTaagatagtttttttatttttgtttaatataaaattctatGACATATGGGGCATCCGATCTTAACCAGACGGCCTGAAACCTACTGACTGCAGTATTTTTCGACCGCATAGAATTCAGGTCCATAAATATATCTTGACATAACTTTTCACCCAAGAAATACAAATTACTATGAATTTTAACCATTCTCTCACAAGCATATAtcgcttatatatatatatgcagatATGAAAAGGACATGCTTGCATTCACAGGCTGCAGTCACAACCTAACAAAAGAAGAAACACaagaactaaaaaaaatgagatatcAAGTGAAacattggaaagaaaaaaatattgatggAAAATCAAAGAGATTAAAGGGTGGTTGTCCTATGACACCAAGAGAAGTTGCTGTTTTCCTTGAAGCACTTGGTTATCCACTTGATACAAAAATTTATGTAGCAGCAGGACTTATTTATGGCTTAGAAGGAATGCAACCACTACAAAATAAGTTTCCTAATTTGATATGGCACTCAACTTTGGCCACAAAACAAGAATTGCAACCCTTTGAAGGACACCTAAATCAACTTGCTGCTCTTGATTACTACATAACTGTTCAAAGTGATGTTTTTGTTTATAGCTATGATGGGAATATGGCTAAAGCTGCTAGGGGGCATAGAAAATTTGATGGATTCAAAAAGACCATTAATCCTGATAAGTATTGTTCTTACTCTTAAATAACTTATTAATTAGGCTCTATTTTACTAGTTTTACTAGATAATTAGCATATGATTATTAATAGGTTTAGTTACTCTTGAATCTATTCAGATTATTCGAGTTGCAAATATTATAATGATCTTAGTGGATACCGGGTTCGAATTTTGTGGATGAAAAATGTGGCTGGGAGGAGAGATTCTACTAAAAAGTTGCCAGTCAAATTTCTTAATAAAGATCAATTATCGACAAAAGTCGATGAATATTTCGCATCAGTAACATGGTTATTGGTTACACTACAACCAAAAAATGTTTGTAATTGGATCACTGAACTAgtacaaattttataattagAATCTTTGAactaaaaaatgtttttgtcAAGTtcagagagttttttttttatgataaactTCAGAAATTTAATCATAATTAATTTCAAGTTTAGGACCTCAAGAGTAATTAAACCATTAGCCAAATTTGATTATTTCTAATAGACCTAAAATATTTTGTTGCAGGAATAATTTTGTTAGACTAATTGATCAATTGGACAATGGTCTAATTTCATGGGATGATTTCTCAGCAAAGGTTAAGGGTATACATGCAAACAATATTGGAGCACCTCAAGCTAGAAGAATTAAGCGCCATCCCAAATTAGAAGAGAGCTTTTATGCTAACCCTTTTCCAGGTTGCATTTGTCAGAAGCCAACAAACATGATGGTAAAAACAAGTCATGAATCATTATGATTTGCCAATTATTATGTTGAGCCATTAGATGAAACAAATTTGCTTAAAATATTGAGCTATTTTGGATGATGTGATATATTAGATAGTATAGTATCATAGATTCATAGTCATGTTATGAattgttttttaagttttgaATATATTGTTACACAGACTTTAGATTTCAACACCAGTGTTCCagttagggtttttttttttattttttttattttttttttataaacttcaATTTAGGTTTTTTGTCAACATAACTTCATTGATCAaattatttcttgaaattttgttaaaaaaaaacctgatttatttgattattttagacaaatttataacattttattaatttttttatcaaacgagtgactaaaaatttatcCATTGATGGTGAATAAGTGATGAATCGTGAATTTAAACTCAGGTCCGTGGACATATAATGTAATATCCCTATCAACGGAGTAATGTTGACTATATTGATCTATCAAGTTTTTCGATAGCCTTGTTAGCTTGGTTTAGATAAATAATATTGGCACAATGGCACTTGGATCCAATAATTTATTGGTCAATAGATTAATCTAATTGCAATTGAACTAGACTAATTgaatttcacctttaaaatgTTGAAATATT encodes:
- the LOC123920986 gene encoding LOW QUALITY PROTEIN: O-fucosyltransferase 19-like (The sequence of the model RefSeq protein was modified relative to this genomic sequence to represent the inferred CDS: deleted 2 bases in 1 codon; substituted 2 bases at 2 genomic stop codons), giving the protein MAHLRGLLDGVEEHYGLMSFGTKDIFHIRRKIRFWQRKFKRRYLFGGLVVLIFICVLIKFILLNMFFCQLDLHPINHSNVVEDHEPSPKNLSTLEIWKHPNSDNYYNCMGREKHDDRRASKLSFLLLNXFEXKFDISDSHDSAIHLCITRKNFYYTGNGSTTNGYLLIHANGGLNQMKTGISDMVAIAKIMNATLVLPTLDHNSYWKDPSDFKEIFNWKNFFEVLNEDVQIVESLPPKFAAIKPALKAPVSWSKAGYYSRDIVHLLKKHKVVKFTHTDSRLANNGLPSSIQRVRCRAMYQALRFASPIEELGKKLVNRIRNNNTSYIALHLRYEKDMLAFTGCSHNLTKEETQELKKMRYQVKHWKEKNIDGKSKRLKGGCPMTPREVAVFLEALGYPLDTKIYVAAGLIYGLEGMQPLQNKFPNLIWHSTLATKQELQPFEGHLNQLAALDYYITVQSDVFVYSYDGNMAKAARGHRKFDGFKKTINPDKNNFVRLIDQLDNGLISWDDFSAKVKGIHANNIGAPQARRIKRHPKLEESFYANPFPGCICQKPTNMMVKTSHESL